From the genome of Rathayibacter sp. VKM Ac-2759, one region includes:
- a CDS encoding MarR family transcriptional regulator, whose protein sequence is MTAPDPLAGLPARDVPPSEVSLSELLSDFVSVTHRITRLAAQATDNQESQAVWRTLSVLLSMGPMRLGELAVQSRVSQPTMTKIVKNLVEAGWLDRIADPVDARAWQIRLADAGADALAAWRSQLGDALTPIFDDLTPEDRRVLERAVEIMHERLVVAPRA, encoded by the coding sequence GTGACTGCTCCCGATCCGCTCGCCGGCCTCCCGGCCCGCGATGTCCCGCCCAGCGAGGTCTCGCTCAGCGAGCTGCTGAGCGACTTCGTCTCGGTGACGCACCGGATCACGCGGCTCGCCGCGCAGGCGACCGACAACCAGGAGTCGCAGGCCGTGTGGCGCACTCTCTCGGTGCTGCTGTCGATGGGCCCGATGCGCCTCGGCGAGCTGGCCGTCCAGAGCCGGGTGTCGCAGCCCACGATGACCAAGATCGTGAAGAACCTCGTCGAAGCGGGCTGGCTCGATCGCATCGCCGACCCGGTCGACGCCCGCGCCTGGCAGATCCGCCTCGCCGACGCCGGAGCGGACGCGCTCGCGGCCTGGCGCTCGCAGCTCGGCGACGCGCTCACCCCGATCTTCGACGACCTGACGCCCGAGGACCGCCGCGTCCTCGAGCGCGCCGTCGAGATCATGCACGAGCGCCTCGTGGTGGCCCCCCGCGCCTGA
- a CDS encoding GlsB/YeaQ/YmgE family stress response membrane protein codes for MGIIGWIVLGLIAGALAKLILPGKQGGGWIITIILGIVGALLGGFIGGALFGRDDPMGFNFVSIVLAVVGAIIVLLIYGAITGRKSRA; via the coding sequence ATGGGCATCATCGGTTGGATCGTCCTCGGCCTCATCGCCGGGGCACTCGCAAAGCTCATCCTCCCCGGCAAGCAGGGCGGCGGATGGATCATCACCATCATCCTCGGCATCGTCGGCGCGCTGCTCGGCGGCTTCATCGGCGGAGCGCTCTTCGGTCGCGACGACCCGATGGGCTTCAACTTCGTGAGCATCGTCCTCGCAGTGGTCGGCGCGATCATCGTGCTGCTCATCTACGGCGCGATCACCGGCCGCAAGTCGCGCGCGTAA
- a CDS encoding aldo/keto reductase produces the protein MSTDSTVPTITLNNGVEIPQLGFGVFQIDPAETKDATLAALEVGYRHIDTAEMYGNEAGVGEAVRASGLDRSEVFVTSKLNNGFHAREDALAAIDVTLGELQFDYVDLFLIHWPLPKVGDYVETWKAMEEIYRSGKAKAIGVSNFQTNHLNRLRAEATIVPAVNQIEVHPYLTQEELRAYGTEHGIAIEAWSPIAQGLVLDDEAIVRIAHSVGRSPAQVVLRWHLQRGDIVFPKSVTRARVEENFALFDFELDAESMTAITALDRGHRTGPDPDTFNYIPE, from the coding sequence ATGAGCACGGACAGCACTGTCCCCACGATCACCCTGAACAACGGAGTCGAGATCCCCCAGCTGGGATTCGGCGTCTTCCAGATCGACCCGGCCGAGACCAAGGACGCGACCCTCGCGGCGCTCGAGGTCGGCTACCGCCACATCGACACCGCGGAGATGTACGGCAACGAGGCCGGCGTCGGCGAGGCGGTCCGCGCCTCCGGACTCGACCGCTCGGAGGTCTTCGTCACCAGCAAGCTGAACAACGGCTTCCACGCCCGCGAGGACGCCCTCGCCGCGATCGACGTCACGCTCGGCGAGCTGCAGTTCGACTACGTCGACCTGTTCCTGATCCACTGGCCGCTGCCCAAGGTCGGCGACTACGTCGAGACGTGGAAGGCGATGGAGGAGATCTACCGCAGCGGCAAGGCGAAGGCGATCGGCGTCTCCAACTTCCAGACCAACCACCTCAACCGCCTCCGCGCCGAGGCCACGATCGTCCCGGCCGTGAACCAGATCGAGGTGCACCCCTACCTGACCCAGGAGGAGCTGCGCGCCTACGGCACCGAGCACGGCATCGCCATCGAAGCGTGGTCGCCGATCGCCCAGGGGCTCGTCCTCGACGACGAGGCCATCGTGCGCATCGCGCACAGCGTCGGCCGCTCCCCCGCCCAGGTCGTGCTGCGCTGGCACCTCCAGCGCGGCGACATCGTGTTCCCGAAGTCGGTGACGCGCGCCCGCGTCGAGGAGAACTTCGCGCTCTTCGACTTCGAGCTCGACGCCGAGTCGATGACCGCCATCACGGCGCTCGACCGCGGGCACCGCACGGGACCCGACCCCGACACGTTCAACTACATCCCGGAGTGA
- a CDS encoding MarR family transcriptional regulator has translation MTPPPSPPGTDAAIASVEGELSTLLNRVRAAMRSYAEQLHPDLTPLGYKILSTLERRGPLSSGALAELLETDKSSLSRQITALDRFGFLERAPDPGDGRVTILAVGEETAARLVEIRSSNQALMHEELRRWELDDVERFAGLLHRINALDFGGGV, from the coding sequence ATGACGCCACCGCCCTCCCCGCCCGGCACCGACGCCGCCATCGCCTCGGTCGAGGGCGAGCTGAGCACGCTCCTCAACCGCGTGAGGGCGGCGATGCGCTCCTACGCCGAGCAGCTGCACCCCGATCTGACCCCGCTCGGCTACAAGATCCTGTCGACCCTCGAGCGGCGCGGACCGCTCTCCTCCGGAGCGCTCGCCGAGCTGCTCGAGACGGACAAGTCCTCGCTCAGCCGTCAGATCACGGCGCTCGACCGGTTCGGCTTCCTCGAGCGGGCACCCGACCCGGGCGACGGTCGCGTCACGATCCTGGCGGTGGGAGAGGAGACGGCCGCGCGGCTCGTCGAGATCCGCAGCTCGAACCAGGCGCTGATGCACGAGGAGCTGCGCCGCTGGGAGCTCGACGACGTCGAGCGGTTCGCCGGTCTCCTCCACCGGATCAACGCACTCGACTTCGGCGGCGGGGTCTGA
- a CDS encoding sugar ABC transporter permease — protein MSAFFQWLASIPPLAQIPLILIAFAAVVAIILFFVEVAPRRGTGYTILRLAVSVVVPVALLLAFGLYNSVMWVAVVAAVLGGILFLLDFRSRKGAGYALQLIAFMAPAAFFILIGLIYPTITTALNAFMKNDGSGFAGLDNFIWVFTSPDGVTAFLNTVVWVLLAPITATAIGLAYAVFIDKSRGEKFFKLLVFMPMAISFVGASIIFKFFYDVRQGEQIGVLNGILTAFGGTPVDWLGLEPWNTLFLVVVLIWTQAGFAMTVLSAALKGVPAEQLEAASLDGTNAWQSFWNVQVPGIRSSIVVVLTTISIASLKVFDIVSAMTGGRSDTTVLAFEMVRQFQLGARSGYSAALAVILFLLVLPIVVYNARQLAKQREIR, from the coding sequence ATGTCCGCATTCTTCCAGTGGCTGGCGAGCATCCCCCCGCTCGCGCAGATCCCGCTCATCCTGATCGCCTTCGCGGCGGTCGTGGCGATCATCCTCTTCTTCGTCGAGGTCGCACCGCGTCGCGGCACGGGCTACACGATCCTCCGCCTCGCCGTCTCGGTCGTGGTCCCGGTCGCCCTGCTCCTCGCCTTCGGCCTGTACAACTCCGTCATGTGGGTCGCGGTCGTCGCGGCCGTCCTCGGCGGCATCCTCTTCCTCCTCGACTTCCGGTCCCGCAAAGGCGCGGGCTACGCACTGCAGCTGATCGCGTTCATGGCGCCGGCCGCGTTCTTCATCCTCATCGGCCTGATCTACCCGACGATCACGACCGCGCTGAACGCGTTCATGAAGAACGACGGCTCGGGCTTCGCGGGCCTGGACAACTTCATCTGGGTCTTCACGAGCCCCGACGGCGTCACCGCGTTCCTCAACACCGTCGTCTGGGTGCTGCTGGCCCCCATCACGGCGACCGCGATCGGCCTCGCCTACGCGGTCTTCATCGACAAGAGCCGCGGCGAGAAGTTCTTCAAGCTCCTGGTCTTCATGCCGATGGCGATCTCGTTCGTCGGCGCGTCGATCATCTTCAAGTTCTTCTACGACGTGCGCCAGGGCGAGCAGATCGGTGTCCTCAACGGCATCCTCACCGCGTTCGGCGGCACCCCGGTCGACTGGCTGGGCCTCGAGCCGTGGAACACGCTGTTCCTCGTGGTCGTGCTCATCTGGACGCAGGCCGGCTTCGCCATGACGGTCCTCTCCGCGGCGCTCAAGGGCGTCCCGGCGGAGCAGCTGGAGGCGGCGTCGCTCGACGGCACCAACGCCTGGCAGTCGTTCTGGAACGTCCAGGTGCCCGGCATCCGCTCCTCGATCGTGGTCGTGCTGACCACGATCTCGATCGCGTCGCTGAAGGTCTTCGACATCGTCTCGGCGATGACCGGCGGCCGCTCCGACACCACGGTCCTCGCGTTCGAGATGGTCCGCCAGTTCCAGCTCGGCGCCCGCAGCGGCTACAGCGCGGCCCTCGCGGTCATCCTGTTCCTGCTGGTCCTGCCGATCGTCGTCTACAACGCCCGCCAGCTCGCCAAGCAGAGGGAGATCCGATGA
- the rplJ gene encoding 50S ribosomal protein L10, protein MANKEASVAELTDKFQSSTAVLLTEYRGLTVAQLKTLRKDISEHATYAVVKNTLTKIAANNAGISSFDDELAGPSAIAFVHGDPVAVAKSLRAFAKANPLLVVKGGYFDGNPLTAEEVGKLADLESREVLLGKLAGAFKASLFGAAYLFQAPLSKAVRTVEALREKQESAS, encoded by the coding sequence ATGGCGAACAAGGAAGCCTCGGTCGCCGAGCTCACGGACAAGTTCCAGAGCTCGACCGCCGTTCTGCTGACCGAGTACCGCGGTCTCACTGTTGCTCAGCTCAAGACGCTGCGCAAGGACATCAGTGAGCACGCGACTTACGCCGTGGTGAAGAACACGCTGACCAAGATCGCGGCGAACAACGCCGGGATCTCGTCATTCGACGACGAGCTCGCCGGCCCCTCGGCCATCGCGTTCGTGCACGGCGACCCCGTCGCCGTGGCCAAGTCGCTGCGTGCCTTCGCCAAGGCAAACCCTCTGCTCGTGGTCAAGGGCGGTTACTTCGACGGTAACCCGCTGACCGCAGAAGAGGTGGGCAAGCTCGCCGACCTCGAGTCCCGCGAAGTTCTGCTCGGCAAGCTCGCCGGCGCCTTCAAGGCCTCGCTGTTCGGTGCCGCATATCTGTTCCAGGCGCCGCTGTCCAAGGCCGTTCGCACGGTCGAGGCGCTGCGCGAGAAGCAGGAGTCCGCGAGCTGA
- the rplL gene encoding 50S ribosomal protein L7/L12, giving the protein MAKLTQDELIEAFKELTLIELSEFVKKFEEVFEVTAAAPVAAAGAAGPAAPVEEVEEQTEFDVVLEAAGEKKIQVIKEVRALTSLGLGEAKAVVDGAPKAVLEAVNKETAEKAKAQLEAAGATVTVK; this is encoded by the coding sequence ATGGCAAAGCTCACGCAGGACGAGCTCATCGAGGCTTTCAAGGAGCTCACGCTCATCGAGCTCTCTGAGTTCGTCAAGAAGTTCGAAGAGGTCTTCGAGGTCACCGCCGCCGCGCCCGTCGCGGCTGCTGGCGCTGCCGGACCGGCCGCCCCCGTCGAAGAGGTCGAGGAGCAGACCGAGTTCGACGTCGTGCTCGAGGCCGCCGGCGAGAAGAAGATCCAGGTCATCAAGGAGGTCCGCGCGCTCACCAGCCTCGGCCTCGGCGAGGCGAAGGCCGTCGTCGACGGCGCCCCCAAGGCTGTCCTCGAGGCCGTCAACAAGGAGACCGCCGAGAAGGCCAAGGCCCAGCTCGAGGCCGCCGGCGCGACCGTCACCGTCAAGTAA
- a CDS encoding GNAT family N-acetyltransferase — protein sequence MTDTEMPTVRDDRERSRFEISVGGEPAGFAAYVRRGDDVVLTHTVIDDGWEGHGLGGVLARAAVLAVTEAGLTVVPRCPFIAAWLRKHPDVEARVRWPED from the coding sequence ATGACCGATACCGAGATGCCCACCGTCCGCGACGACCGGGAGCGGTCGCGCTTCGAGATCTCCGTCGGCGGTGAGCCCGCGGGCTTCGCCGCCTACGTGCGCCGCGGCGACGACGTGGTCCTGACCCACACCGTCATCGACGACGGCTGGGAGGGGCACGGCCTCGGCGGCGTCCTCGCCCGCGCGGCCGTGCTCGCCGTGACGGAGGCGGGACTCACGGTCGTGCCCCGCTGCCCGTTCATCGCGGCGTGGCTCCGCAAGCACCCCGATGTCGAGGCGCGCGTGCGCTGGCCGGAGGACTGA
- a CDS encoding SAM-dependent methyltransferase, protein MSYFDQLYERHEDPWGYTSRWYEERKRALTLASLPERRYGSVLEIGASIGVLAEALATRADRLLAVDVSAAAVDRAARRLAPLSHVRVEHHDITRGVPEGPFDLVVLSEVGYYLGAAALDDALAGIRERLSPAGELVTVHWRHPIEGVELDGDAVQRAVGRLGLHRLVRHEEEDVLLEVHTRDARSVARRTGLL, encoded by the coding sequence ATGAGCTACTTCGACCAGTTGTACGAGCGGCACGAGGACCCCTGGGGGTACACGAGCCGCTGGTACGAGGAGCGCAAGCGCGCCCTCACGCTCGCGAGCCTGCCCGAGCGGCGCTACGGCTCGGTGCTCGAGATCGGGGCCTCGATCGGCGTGCTCGCCGAGGCGCTCGCGACCCGCGCCGACCGCCTGCTCGCCGTCGACGTGTCGGCGGCCGCGGTCGACCGCGCCGCCCGCCGGCTCGCTCCGCTGTCCCACGTGCGGGTCGAGCACCACGACATCACCCGCGGGGTGCCCGAGGGACCGTTCGACCTGGTCGTGCTCTCGGAGGTCGGCTACTACCTCGGCGCGGCGGCACTCGACGACGCCCTCGCCGGCATCCGCGAGCGCCTCTCCCCCGCCGGCGAGCTGGTCACGGTGCACTGGCGGCACCCGATCGAGGGCGTCGAGCTCGACGGTGACGCGGTGCAGCGCGCAGTCGGCCGCCTCGGCCTGCACCGCCTCGTGCGGCACGAGGAGGAGGACGTGCTGCTCGAGGTCCACACCCGTGACGCGCGCTCCGTCGCCCGGCGGACGGGACTCCTGTGA
- a CDS encoding ABC transporter substrate-binding protein yields the protein MRSSLHRRITVPVAVLAAAGIALSGCSSSSDPNDPNAGGGSAGTVGTADGVVNVYGTINGDEATLLEQSWADWEEESGIDIKYTGDKEFEKQIGIKVQGGDTPDLAIFPQPGLLADTVASGKVQELPEGALANVQENWSEDWQKYGQVDGTQYGAPLMASVKGYIWYSPAKFAEWGVSVPTTWDEMEALGKTIAEKSGGPSWCAGFNSGEASGWPGTDWIEDAVLREAGPDVYDSWVAGDTPFTDPEIKAAFDSVGSILLDPTLVNAGYGDVSSINSTAFGDVAQNIANGSCALTHQASFFEGFLISAGATVAEDGDVWAFLTPPTNADDPQAVTGGGEMVAAFSNDEDTAKVQEYLASADWANSRVSLGGVISANKGLDAANAGSDILKDSIGILQSEDTTFRFDGSDLMPKSVGADSFWKGMVDWIDGSSTDQVLEEIQAGYTS from the coding sequence ATGCGGTCATCCCTGCACCGCCGTATCACCGTCCCGGTCGCCGTCCTGGCGGCCGCCGGAATCGCGCTCTCTGGCTGCTCGAGCAGCAGTGACCCCAACGACCCCAACGCCGGCGGCGGCTCCGCCGGGACCGTCGGCACCGCCGACGGCGTCGTCAACGTCTACGGCACCATCAACGGTGACGAGGCGACCCTCCTCGAGCAGTCCTGGGCGGACTGGGAGGAGGAGTCGGGCATCGACATCAAGTACACCGGCGACAAGGAGTTCGAGAAGCAGATCGGCATCAAGGTCCAGGGTGGAGACACCCCCGACCTCGCGATCTTCCCGCAGCCCGGTCTGCTCGCCGACACCGTCGCCTCCGGCAAGGTGCAGGAGCTGCCCGAGGGCGCCCTCGCGAACGTCCAGGAGAACTGGTCCGAGGACTGGCAGAAGTACGGCCAGGTCGACGGCACGCAGTACGGCGCGCCGCTGATGGCGAGCGTCAAGGGCTACATCTGGTACTCGCCGGCGAAGTTCGCCGAGTGGGGCGTCTCGGTCCCCACGACCTGGGACGAGATGGAGGCGCTCGGCAAGACGATCGCCGAGAAGTCCGGCGGACCCTCCTGGTGCGCGGGCTTCAACTCCGGTGAGGCGTCCGGCTGGCCGGGCACCGACTGGATCGAGGACGCCGTCCTCCGCGAGGCCGGCCCCGACGTCTACGACTCCTGGGTCGCCGGTGACACCCCGTTCACCGACCCCGAGATCAAGGCGGCATTCGACTCCGTCGGCTCGATCCTGCTCGACCCGACCCTGGTCAACGCCGGCTACGGCGACGTCTCGTCGATCAACTCCACCGCCTTCGGCGACGTCGCGCAGAACATCGCCAACGGCTCCTGCGCACTGACCCACCAGGCGTCCTTCTTCGAGGGCTTCCTGATCTCGGCCGGCGCCACGGTGGCCGAGGACGGCGATGTGTGGGCCTTCCTCACCCCGCCGACCAACGCCGACGACCCCCAGGCCGTCACCGGTGGTGGCGAGATGGTCGCTGCGTTCTCGAACGACGAGGACACCGCGAAGGTCCAGGAGTACCTCGCCAGCGCTGACTGGGCGAACAGCCGCGTCTCGCTCGGCGGAGTCATCTCGGCCAACAAGGGTCTCGACGCCGCGAACGCCGGCAGCGACATCCTGAAGGACTCGATCGGCATCCTGCAGAGCGAGGACACCACGTTCCGCTTCGACGGCTCGGACCTCATGCCGAAGTCCGTGGGTGCCGACAGCTTCTGGAAGGGCATGGTCGACTGGATCGACGGCTCGAGCACCGACCAGGTCCTCGAGGAGATCCAGGCCGGGTACACCTCCTAG
- a CDS encoding glycosyltransferase, with amino-acid sequence MSGRSERGSIEQVLVVVPAHDEQERIGRLVASVLASAEHLAGSHPAVSVRLVVAADGCSDATVEYARSAGAEVLEIERCGVGAARSAGIAHALAGATSSSDQVWLANTDGDTVVPVDWLHAHVEHAHEHDALVGTVRPEPADLDPEAYERWRETRAREESIGSIHGANLGVRASAYLAAGGFGAEALHEDVGLVERLRGIGASVGATDRGEVVTSGRRDNRVEGGYGAYLHERFSSAVPACSPA; translated from the coding sequence GTGAGCGGGCGGAGCGAGCGCGGGTCGATCGAGCAGGTCCTCGTCGTCGTCCCCGCGCACGACGAGCAGGAGCGGATCGGCCGCCTGGTCGCCTCGGTGCTGGCGAGCGCCGAGCACCTCGCGGGCTCGCACCCCGCCGTGTCGGTGCGCCTGGTCGTCGCGGCCGACGGCTGCAGCGATGCGACCGTCGAGTACGCCCGCTCGGCCGGGGCGGAGGTGCTCGAGATCGAGCGCTGCGGAGTCGGCGCGGCCCGCTCGGCGGGGATCGCGCACGCGCTCGCCGGCGCGACCTCCTCCTCCGACCAGGTCTGGCTCGCGAACACCGACGGCGACACGGTCGTGCCCGTCGACTGGCTGCACGCCCACGTCGAGCACGCCCACGAGCACGACGCCCTGGTCGGGACGGTGCGGCCCGAGCCCGCCGACCTCGACCCGGAGGCGTACGAGCGCTGGCGCGAGACCCGTGCCCGCGAGGAGTCGATCGGCAGCATCCACGGCGCCAACCTCGGAGTCCGCGCCAGCGCGTACCTCGCCGCGGGCGGGTTCGGGGCGGAGGCGCTGCACGAGGACGTGGGACTGGTCGAGAGGCTGCGCGGGATCGGCGCGAGCGTCGGCGCGACCGACCGGGGCGAGGTCGTCACCTCCGGCCGTCGCGACAACCGCGTCGAGGGCGGGTACGGCGCCTACCTGCACGAGCGCTTCTCGAGCGCGGTCCCGGCCTGCTCGCCGGCCTGA
- a CDS encoding PIG-L family deacetylase, with the protein MDASDLPPLPDDVDGALALARTIGGGAPLPGSGRTAELLGLLERLGRHDLGVARAIEPHLDALAILAEAGLRPDDVGIATGATWGVFAAEGGGEPLVARLDGDGWLLDGVKPWCSLADRLDAALVTAHVGDASGERRLFAVGLGGGRAAPEAGAWQARGLVEIPSGPVRFTAAPARAVGEAGWYLSRPGFAWGGIGVAACWHGGALGVAATVARAAARRAEPHLLAHLGAIDTALSAARRARRGRRTGRRRPGAGRRRCTAGQADPRERRGRRGGDPPARREGARTGAARPRRRARQAGRGSLPLRPAAPRRARRRVARAGRARVRERRAVVSFDGHLEGTPLEQWRADGRVDRLPPLEHRLLAAPALERILVVVAHADDETLGCGGTIALARRLGTPVDVVIVTDGAAAHGDASAALADERRVEAEQALGELGPGIGLAFLEVPDSATPEHRDRILDAVRTRATGAAGSVLLLSTWARDGHRDHRVVGEICAEVAAELGHPALAAPIWLWHWAEPSHEEVPWPDLVRVELDAEARGRKRSALARYRSQTSPGPGGTDAVLHPLFLRTFAGDDRLVRIA; encoded by the coding sequence ATGGATGCCAGCGACCTCCCGCCCCTGCCCGACGACGTCGACGGCGCGCTCGCGCTCGCCCGCACGATCGGAGGCGGCGCACCGCTGCCCGGATCGGGACGCACGGCCGAGCTGCTCGGCCTGCTGGAGCGCCTCGGTCGGCACGACCTCGGGGTCGCCCGCGCGATCGAGCCGCACCTCGACGCGCTCGCGATCCTCGCCGAGGCGGGGCTCCGGCCCGACGACGTCGGCATCGCGACCGGCGCGACCTGGGGCGTGTTCGCTGCGGAGGGCGGCGGCGAGCCGCTCGTCGCGCGGCTCGACGGCGACGGCTGGCTGCTGGACGGCGTGAAGCCGTGGTGCTCGCTGGCCGACCGCCTCGACGCCGCGCTGGTCACCGCGCACGTCGGCGACGCCTCCGGCGAGCGCCGCCTCTTCGCGGTCGGCCTCGGCGGCGGGCGGGCGGCCCCGGAGGCGGGAGCCTGGCAGGCCCGCGGCCTCGTCGAGATCCCGAGCGGGCCGGTCCGCTTCACCGCGGCTCCGGCGCGGGCCGTCGGCGAGGCGGGCTGGTACCTCTCGCGGCCGGGCTTCGCCTGGGGCGGGATCGGCGTGGCGGCCTGCTGGCACGGCGGAGCCCTCGGGGTCGCGGCGACCGTCGCACGGGCGGCCGCGCGGCGCGCCGAGCCGCACCTGCTCGCGCACCTCGGGGCGATCGACACGGCCCTGTCGGCCGCGCGGCGCGCTCGACGAGGCCGCCGCACGGGTCGACGACGGCCGGGCGCAGGGCGCCGACGGTGCACTGCTGGCCAAGCGGACCCGCGCGAGCGTCGCGGGCGCCGTGGAGGAGATCCTCCTGCGCGCCGGGAGGGCGCTCGGACCGGCGCCGCTCGCCCTCGACGCCGAGCACGCCAAGCGGGTCGCGGATCTCTCCCTCTACGTCCGGCAGCACCACGCCGAGCGCGACGACGAGTCGCTCGGGCGGGCCGTGCTCGCGTCCGGGAGCGCAGAGCAGTGGTGAGCTTCGACGGGCACCTCGAGGGCACCCCCCTCGAGCAGTGGCGGGCGGACGGACGCGTCGACCGGCTCCCTCCGCTCGAGCACCGCCTGCTCGCGGCGCCGGCGCTCGAGCGGATCCTCGTGGTCGTCGCGCACGCGGACGACGAGACCCTCGGCTGCGGCGGCACGATCGCGCTCGCGCGGCGGCTCGGGACACCGGTGGACGTGGTGATCGTGACGGACGGGGCAGCCGCGCACGGCGACGCCTCCGCCGCTCTCGCCGACGAGCGCCGGGTCGAGGCGGAGCAGGCGCTCGGCGAGCTGGGCCCCGGCATCGGCCTCGCCTTCCTCGAGGTGCCCGATTCGGCGACGCCCGAGCACCGGGACCGCATCCTCGACGCGGTGCGCACGCGCGCCACCGGAGCGGCGGGGAGCGTGCTGCTGCTCTCGACCTGGGCCCGGGACGGCCACCGCGATCACCGCGTCGTGGGCGAGATCTGCGCCGAGGTCGCCGCCGAGCTCGGGCATCCCGCACTCGCGGCGCCGATCTGGCTCTGGCACTGGGCCGAGCCCTCGCACGAGGAGGTGCCGTGGCCCGACCTCGTGCGCGTCGAGCTCGACGCCGAGGCCCGGGGCCGGAAGCGGAGCGCCCTCGCGCGCTACCGGAGCCAGACCTCGCCCGGGCCCGGCGGGACCGACGCCGTGCTGCACCCGCTGTTCCTGCGGACCTTCGCGGGCGACGACCGACTCGTGCGGATCGCCTGA
- a CDS encoding LacI family DNA-binding transcriptional regulator, with the protein MPGIEEVVELAGVSKATVSRALSGRGYVSASTKQRVEGAAASLGYVVSANASSLVTGRSNNIAVVIPVINQWFFGGIIEGIEHALLAAGYDLLLYNMDKHLDARRSVFEYYLVRKRVDAIVAVTLEISPDETEALLALGKPVVGIGGELPGIPTFSIDDVAAARLATEHLLSLGHERLVHIGGLAEEEMDFHVHTKRRDGFREAVEAAGLPFDPASFVPTRFDIPGGHRAGRQVLGDPRTRPTAIFAASDEIGIGIILAARELGLSVPEDVSVIGIDDHPLAELFGLTSIRQDPRQQGELAVRLLLEALAATARGETPPPARHTTIPASLVIRTSTSAPRSVRIGA; encoded by the coding sequence GTGCCGGGCATCGAAGAGGTCGTCGAACTCGCCGGAGTCTCGAAGGCGACCGTCTCGAGGGCCCTCAGCGGTCGCGGCTACGTCTCGGCGAGCACGAAGCAGCGGGTCGAGGGTGCGGCGGCGAGCCTCGGCTACGTCGTCTCGGCCAACGCCTCGAGCCTGGTGACCGGACGCAGCAACAACATCGCCGTCGTCATCCCCGTCATCAACCAGTGGTTCTTCGGCGGGATCATCGAGGGGATCGAGCACGCCCTGCTCGCCGCCGGCTACGACCTTCTCCTCTACAACATGGACAAGCACCTCGATGCGCGGCGCAGCGTCTTCGAGTACTACCTCGTCCGCAAGCGCGTCGACGCGATCGTCGCGGTCACCCTCGAGATCTCACCCGACGAGACGGAGGCGCTCCTCGCGCTGGGCAAGCCGGTGGTCGGCATCGGCGGCGAGCTCCCGGGCATCCCCACCTTCAGCATCGACGACGTGGCCGCCGCGCGCCTCGCGACCGAGCACCTCCTCTCGCTGGGGCACGAGCGCCTCGTCCACATCGGCGGCCTGGCCGAGGAGGAGATGGACTTCCACGTCCACACCAAGCGCCGTGACGGGTTCCGCGAGGCGGTGGAGGCGGCCGGGCTCCCCTTCGACCCCGCCTCCTTCGTGCCGACCCGGTTCGACATCCCCGGCGGCCACCGGGCGGGCCGGCAGGTGCTCGGCGACCCGAGGACGCGGCCGACGGCGATCTTCGCCGCCTCGGACGAGATCGGCATCGGCATCATCCTCGCGGCGCGCGAGCTCGGCCTCTCGGTGCCCGAGGACGTGTCGGTCATCGGGATCGACGACCACCCCCTCGCCGAGCTGTTCGGACTGACCTCGATCCGGCAGGACCCGCGCCAGCAGGGCGAGCTGGCCGTGCGGCTCCTCCTCGAGGCGCTCGCGGCGACCGCGCGCGGCGAGACCCCTCCCCCGGCGCGTCACACCACCATCCCGGCCTCGCTCGTCATCAGGACGAGCACCTCGGCGCCCAGGAGCGTCAGAATCGGAGCATGA